Proteins from a genomic interval of Haloplasma contractile SSD-17B:
- a CDS encoding pilus assembly FimT family protein — MKTLKTNSGFSLMELLAYIAIVGLVIILLTATFTFVIKTYTDINIKGRVYTEANYIMSSILSATNSFDADYVRTCEDNSYNCIELVKEDELIIDAESGVIKDKKVNETLIIQLKQHEGSDGYDLFINNTKINSDAFLLKVDPNQTDPHDLDPESREDDAYTYIHINSCFDKNQTINNDNGICQDAVIEIKLSIFRVNQTHNEVPYRFINRITF, encoded by the coding sequence ATGAAAACTTTAAAGACTAATTCTGGTTTTTCATTAATGGAACTGCTAGCATATATTGCAATTGTGGGACTAGTTATTATTCTTTTAACAGCGACATTCACTTTTGTAATAAAAACTTACACGGACATCAATATTAAAGGTCGTGTCTATACAGAAGCAAACTATATCATGTCATCGATTTTATCAGCAACCAATTCGTTTGATGCAGATTATGTGAGAACGTGTGAAGATAATAGTTATAACTGTATAGAATTAGTCAAAGAAGACGAGTTAATCATTGATGCTGAGTCTGGAGTCATTAAAGACAAAAAAGTGAACGAAACGCTAATCATACAGCTCAAACAACATGAAGGTTCAGATGGTTATGACCTTTTTATTAATAATACAAAAATTAACTCTGATGCATTTTTATTAAAGGTAGACCCTAATCAAACGGACCCTCACGATCTAGATCCTGAGTCTCGAGAAGATGACGCTTACACCTATATTCATATCAACTCTTGCTTTGATAAAAATCAAACAATAAACAACGACAATGGGATCTGCCAAGATGCTGTTATAGAAATAAAATTAAGTATTTTTAGAGTTAATCAGACTCATAACGAAGTACCTTATCGTTTTATAAATCGTATCACATTCTAG
- a CDS encoding ankyrin repeat domain-containing protein, producing MKRVKSFDKVYIGFILLAVILIGLGVWIIIRPSHISEEEKQQIRKSIQNQVVNDYRDYMNNGKQLSFAYEDGTTIIELLVAENDLEHARQLLENGYDLSLITNHQIDVLANLIAHNKNVNNDDLNQIILTLVSHIPSELNNEDLSGFSILFNAIEADNDVVVNDLLTYEEMDVHKRYKGLTPLLFACKNANSDLRIIQSLTEHGASLEDQDELGNNCLFSAVNQQNQVLVEYLLQLDDIDVNHQNQKKQSVLHLAISNASFNIVKTLLEHDIDLSLKDVYGDTAFQSAFKFSVDSDDYLDSLFDVFDQMIAKGAPVDTVNNQGYTSLFYAIAQNNRELVGYLVENTSIDVNQQDLEGNTALLFAIKYDREELALLLLEHDGNKDIENNAGVSPKELANEKGMTAVVNKIEQN from the coding sequence ATGAAACGAGTTAAGTCGTTCGATAAAGTATATATAGGGTTTATTTTACTCGCTGTTATATTAATCGGCTTAGGGGTATGGATCATAATACGACCATCTCATATAAGCGAGGAAGAAAAACAACAAATAAGAAAGTCCATTCAAAATCAAGTGGTCAATGACTATCGTGATTACATGAATAATGGTAAACAACTTAGCTTTGCCTATGAAGATGGCACTACCATAATTGAACTATTGGTAGCAGAAAATGATCTAGAACATGCCAGGCAGCTATTAGAGAATGGATATGATCTTAGTTTAATAACGAATCATCAGATTGATGTGCTTGCAAATCTGATCGCACATAATAAAAATGTAAATAATGATGATTTAAATCAAATAATTCTAACACTTGTTTCCCATATTCCATCAGAGCTTAATAATGAAGACCTGAGTGGTTTTTCAATTTTATTTAATGCTATTGAAGCTGATAATGATGTGGTAGTTAATGACCTTTTAACTTATGAGGAAATGGATGTACATAAACGTTATAAAGGATTAACCCCTCTATTATTTGCATGTAAAAATGCTAACTCAGATTTAAGGATCATTCAGTCATTAACCGAACACGGAGCATCTTTAGAAGATCAAGATGAACTAGGTAATAACTGCTTATTTTCTGCTGTTAATCAGCAAAATCAAGTATTAGTCGAGTACTTATTACAGTTAGATGATATAGATGTAAATCATCAAAATCAAAAAAAACAATCAGTCTTACATCTTGCAATTTCTAATGCATCTTTCAATATTGTAAAGACTTTGCTAGAACATGATATTGATTTATCATTGAAAGATGTATACGGGGATACTGCATTCCAAAGCGCATTTAAATTTTCAGTAGATAGTGATGACTACTTAGATTCACTATTTGATGTGTTTGATCAAATGATTGCAAAGGGCGCTCCCGTAGATACAGTTAATAACCAAGGATACACTAGTTTGTTTTATGCAATCGCACAAAATAATCGTGAACTCGTAGGTTACCTAGTTGAAAATACTTCAATTGATGTAAATCAGCAAGACCTTGAAGGGAATACTGCGTTACTGTTTGCAATTAAGTATGACCGGGAGGAACTCGCTTTACTACTATTAGAACATGATGGTAATAAAGACATTGAAAATAATGCTGGTGTAAGTCCTAAAGAACTTGCCAATGAAAAAGGAATGACTGCAGTAGTGAATAAAATAGAGCAAAATTAA
- a CDS encoding type II secretion system F family protein, whose translation MNELPFYRYRASSKDIYEVSDVIEAYSRKEAINRLKKLDLTPIEVEQLRFAFLYKDLELSLGSKISRKDLVFFLSQLSKLLHAGVGVMESFRIIVEQTTNKNLQKVLLKILHSLRNGTSLYLSMLEHRKVFPNLLVEMIRIGEATGELTPVIDDLETYYTKQTKTSNEIRSAMLYPIVLLVVTVAVTIFLMIVVVPQFQKTFESAGQELPMITKFVLEVSAFFKTSGLLVGLGLAAVAVLINMYKKTEKGHRFFSKFALKVPIFGNINKNGNIIRLSRSLATLINNSVNAIESIQITRNIITNDVYQDVLDKSLYNIQNGIPISAAFSDQWAVDPVFARMLSIGEETATLGEMMNSLAEYYDREMDSQVERLKTLLEPLMIIFLALIVGTIVLSIMIPMYGLMDSGYGM comes from the coding sequence GTGAATGAATTGCCGTTCTATCGATATCGAGCAAGTAGTAAAGATATATATGAAGTAAGTGATGTAATCGAGGCGTATAGCCGTAAAGAAGCGATTAATCGCTTAAAAAAATTAGATTTAACACCAATTGAAGTTGAACAACTTCGATTTGCATTTTTATATAAAGACCTAGAGCTAAGCTTAGGTTCTAAAATTAGTCGTAAAGATTTAGTGTTCTTTCTATCTCAATTATCAAAACTTTTACATGCTGGGGTAGGGGTCATGGAGTCATTTCGTATTATCGTTGAGCAAACAACGAATAAGAACCTTCAAAAGGTATTGTTAAAAATTCTACATAGTCTTCGTAATGGTACGTCTCTTTATCTATCTATGCTAGAACATCGGAAGGTCTTTCCTAATTTATTAGTAGAAATGATTCGTATTGGGGAAGCAACTGGAGAATTAACACCCGTAATCGATGATTTAGAAACGTATTATACAAAACAAACAAAGACATCAAATGAAATACGATCAGCGATGTTATATCCAATTGTATTACTCGTAGTTACCGTTGCTGTAACGATATTCTTGATGATTGTTGTTGTTCCTCAGTTTCAAAAAACATTTGAGAGTGCAGGTCAGGAACTTCCTATGATTACAAAGTTTGTCTTAGAAGTCAGTGCATTCTTTAAAACAAGTGGATTATTAGTAGGGTTAGGTTTAGCCGCTGTTGCTGTCTTAATCAATATGTATAAAAAAACCGAAAAAGGTCACCGTTTTTTTAGTAAATTTGCTCTAAAGGTGCCTATATTCGGGAATATTAATAAGAATGGGAATATTATTCGCTTATCACGGTCACTAGCTACCTTAATTAATAATTCCGTTAATGCCATTGAATCGATACAGATTACACGAAACATTATTACAAATGATGTCTATCAGGATGTCCTAGACAAGTCTCTTTACAACATCCAAAACGGTATTCCAATAAGTGCAGCCTTTTCCGATCAATGGGCAGTCGACCCTGTATTTGCTAGAATGTTATCGATTGGTGAGGAGACTGCTACACTAGGCGAAATGATGAATTCATTAGCCGAATATTACGACCGGGAGATGGATTCGCAAGTAGAACGACTTAAAACGTTACTTGAGCCACTTATGATTATCTTTTTAGCGTTAATTGTAGGAACCATTGTCCTTTCCATTATGATTCCAATGTACGGTTTAATGGATTCAGGTTATGGTATGTAA
- a CDS encoding type II secretion system protein: MIKTLNKKGMTLMELLAVIVILGIIAAIAVPSVGKLIDNSKQRTAVENANTAVSAARNFAIANDEDLGGDIDFVTPDLTNYETTSYVSTTPTTATHVKITISGLIDEGYLPSSFINSDPYGGYTDGYVLIEKTSNTGTYNFKVYLNGGKDVTTGDTTSDVSQAVDSTTITTDNVQ, encoded by the coding sequence ATGATTAAAACATTAAATAAAAAAGGTATGACACTAATGGAATTACTGGCAGTAATTGTGATTTTAGGTATTATTGCAGCAATTGCAGTACCGTCAGTAGGAAAACTAATAGATAACTCAAAACAACGTACAGCTGTAGAGAATGCAAATACAGCAGTATCCGCTGCAAGAAACTTTGCTATTGCTAACGATGAAGATTTAGGTGGCGATATTGATTTTGTTACTCCAGATTTAACTAATTATGAGACGACTTCATACGTATCAACAACACCTACAACCGCTACACATGTTAAAATCACTATTTCAGGTTTAATTGATGAAGGGTATTTGCCGTCATCATTTATTAATTCGGATCCGTACGGTGGATATACTGATGGCTATGTATTAATTGAAAAAACATCTAATACTGGAACATATAATTTTAAAGTATATTTAAATGGTGGTAAAGATGTTACAACTGGAGATACTACAAGTGATGTTTCACAAGCCGTTGATTCTACTACAATTACAACTGATAATGTACAATAA
- a CDS encoding VanW family protein: protein MNNKKILPLIIIIFITVSITTGGLVYFAFNISNFTTYGMDTTIANVYIGGKNYNQSFTGIQNEIVNWKKNATVTLNYQDYEEPIDPMLFKFNVAESLDTVQNGRHNRLKVSLEDDVFNKMITDYANATDPQLLNTIDQQQLKEALLQDAADLKLEDAINIGDYINDYTTLAKDLNTVELSLTETEVKQLMATLRGHGLTKMEIRPTEQFSLLETYAIIPDGTTGDLDESTVQPVFSDEELSIIGTGLYSLILKTNFTNIDKHIGVTLPYYSQKGYEAKVSYYDEEDMTFYNPNPYSFYITIAEDSNKLIFTLSGPPFINSITIVTDVKIMEPKTIIREVKTLDPDRKRAIPGYEGYSILVKRIVSKHNDETYHNHSIEVINEDIYMPKETIIEIGINTES, encoded by the coding sequence ATGAATAATAAGAAGATTTTACCATTAATTATTATTATCTTTATAACCGTATCCATTACTACTGGTGGGCTAGTTTATTTTGCCTTTAATATCAGTAATTTTACAACGTATGGAATGGATACAACAATCGCAAATGTATACATTGGGGGAAAAAATTATAACCAATCGTTTACTGGTATTCAGAATGAAATCGTGAATTGGAAGAAGAATGCAACTGTTACACTCAATTATCAAGATTATGAAGAACCAATTGATCCTATGTTATTCAAATTTAATGTAGCTGAATCACTTGATACTGTTCAAAATGGAAGGCATAATAGACTGAAAGTTTCCTTAGAAGATGATGTATTTAATAAAATGATAACAGATTATGCGAATGCTACTGATCCTCAACTGTTAAATACGATTGATCAACAACAATTAAAGGAAGCACTACTACAGGATGCGGCCGATTTAAAATTAGAAGATGCAATCAATATAGGTGATTACATAAATGATTATACGACACTTGCTAAAGACCTTAATACAGTAGAACTTTCACTAACAGAAACAGAAGTGAAACAACTTATGGCCACGTTAAGAGGTCATGGTTTAACCAAGATGGAAATTAGACCGACTGAACAATTTTCATTGCTCGAAACGTATGCAATTATTCCAGACGGAACGACGGGGGACTTGGATGAATCAACTGTACAACCTGTTTTTAGTGATGAAGAATTAAGCATAATTGGAACGGGTCTTTATTCGTTAATCTTAAAGACCAACTTTACGAATATTGATAAACATATAGGAGTGACGCTTCCTTATTACAGTCAAAAAGGGTATGAGGCTAAGGTTTCTTATTATGATGAAGAAGATATGACGTTTTATAATCCTAATCCATATTCTTTTTATATAACTATAGCTGAGGACTCTAATAAGTTAATATTCACACTAAGTGGGCCACCCTTTATTAATTCAATTACCATTGTAACAGATGTAAAAATCATGGAGCCTAAAACAATTATTCGCGAAGTAAAAACACTAGACCCAGATCGAAAGCGAGCGATTCCTGGGTATGAAGGTTACAGCATTCTAGTCAAACGAATCGTATCAAAGCATAATGATGAAACGTACCATAATCATTCAATTGAAGTAATTAATGAAGATATTTATATGCCAAAAGAAACAATCATTGAAATAGGGATCAATACAGAATCATAA
- a CDS encoding type II secretion system protein, which produces MLNKKGMTLMELLAVIVILGIVAAIAVPSVGKLIDNSKQRTVVENANTAVSAARNFATANDVDLGGEIDFVNFKTNSYTAPTGDITITTTEDDSSLVAPDSTSTSIQVNINALILDGYLPESFLTSDPYGSYVGNTSYVLISKSSSSDTFSISIYLNGSKYDVEADLATPNNTPVKSDNITTDNVIE; this is translated from the coding sequence ATGTTAAATAAAAAAGGTATGACACTAATGGAACTATTAGCGGTTATTGTTATTTTAGGAATAGTTGCAGCAATTGCAGTTCCTTCAGTTGGGAAATTAATAGATAACTCAAAACAACGTACTGTTGTTGAAAATGCAAACACAGCAGTTTCAGCTGCTAGAAATTTTGCGACTGCAAATGATGTAGATTTAGGTGGAGAAATTGATTTTGTTAATTTTAAAACTAATTCATATACTGCACCAACTGGAGATATTACAATAACAACTACTGAAGATGATAGTTCATTAGTTGCACCAGATTCTACTTCTACTAGTATACAAGTAAATATTAATGCTTTAATACTAGATGGTTATTTACCTGAATCATTTTTAACTTCTGACCCATATGGAAGTTATGTGGGTAATACATCTTACGTTTTAATTTCTAAATCATCTTCCAGTGATACATTCTCTATTAGTATTTACTTAAATGGTAGTAAATACGATGTAGAAGCTGATTTAGCAA
- a CDS encoding GspE/PulE family protein, whose protein sequence is MKRVKKRIGDILIDAGLIRPDQIETALTLKETDEKLGDTLIRVGYVTENQVMDALALQLGIKKVSLSDYMLNETILRLISEDYARQNAVVPLAFEDGKLVVAIADPLNYYVVDDLRLLTGYGIKLVMAPKSEIETAISRHYGIDRSLDQIIHNYAEKKNKSQEEDQDDTPLIRLVNQLLLSAVKQDASDIHIDPHENEVLVRFRVDGVLNVEKRFPKVMEKQLLSRIKVLSGLDITESRRPQDGRIKASIDKVPIDLRISTLPTVNGEKVVMRLLNVKNTLGNIEKLGLSKDNYKTLRRLISNPNGIILVSGPTGSGKSSTLYASLNELNKEDVNIITIEDPVEFQLKGVNQIQVNSEIGLNFASGLRSILRQDPNIVMVGEIRDVETAQIAVRASLTGHLVLSTIHTNDSIGTVTRLTDMGIEPFLVSSSLVGVVAQRLVRRTCRECGEWEPATERERKLFRDSGMMIEKVFRPKGCSSCNQKGYSGRVAIFEILEINDVIRDLINKNSSDMEIKKVALNQRMKFLIQDGFQKVIDGVTTTEEVLRVTSI, encoded by the coding sequence ATGAAACGAGTAAAGAAACGAATAGGGGATATTTTAATTGATGCTGGTTTAATTAGGCCAGATCAAATTGAGACTGCCTTAACACTTAAAGAAACAGATGAAAAGCTAGGAGATACATTAATACGAGTCGGGTACGTGACTGAAAATCAAGTTATGGATGCCCTGGCCCTTCAACTTGGGATTAAGAAAGTTTCGTTATCTGACTATATGTTAAATGAAACTATTTTACGCTTGATATCTGAGGATTATGCACGTCAAAATGCTGTTGTTCCGCTAGCGTTTGAAGACGGAAAGCTAGTCGTAGCAATTGCAGATCCATTAAACTACTATGTAGTTGATGATCTTAGACTTCTTACCGGTTATGGGATTAAATTAGTCATGGCTCCAAAATCAGAGATTGAAACCGCTATATCAAGACACTATGGAATTGATCGGTCGCTAGACCAAATTATCCATAACTATGCTGAGAAGAAAAACAAGAGTCAAGAAGAAGATCAAGATGACACACCATTAATTCGACTTGTGAATCAGCTTCTTTTAAGTGCCGTGAAACAGGATGCATCGGACATCCATATTGATCCTCACGAGAATGAGGTGTTAGTAAGATTCCGTGTAGATGGTGTTTTGAATGTGGAGAAGCGATTTCCTAAGGTAATGGAGAAACAGCTTCTTTCAAGAATTAAGGTTTTATCAGGTCTTGATATTACGGAGTCAAGACGTCCTCAAGATGGACGAATCAAAGCTTCCATCGATAAAGTCCCGATTGACTTGCGAATTTCGACACTCCCTACAGTAAACGGCGAAAAAGTCGTTATGCGATTATTAAATGTAAAAAATACATTAGGGAATATCGAAAAATTAGGACTAAGTAAAGACAACTATAAAACGTTAAGACGACTAATCAGTAATCCTAATGGAATTATTTTAGTCTCAGGACCAACTGGTTCCGGGAAATCATCTACTTTATATGCGTCTTTAAATGAGTTGAATAAAGAAGATGTTAACATTATTACAATTGAGGACCCTGTTGAGTTCCAATTAAAGGGAGTAAATCAGATACAGGTTAACTCAGAAATTGGATTAAATTTTGCTAGTGGTCTACGGTCAATTCTACGGCAAGACCCCAATATTGTCATGGTTGGAGAGATTCGAGATGTAGAAACGGCTCAAATCGCCGTTCGAGCCTCACTAACAGGACACCTTGTATTAAGTACAATCCATACAAATGACTCAATCGGTACAGTAACAAGACTAACGGATATGGGAATAGAGCCATTTCTAGTATCTTCTTCCTTAGTTGGAGTAGTCGCACAACGTTTAGTGCGTCGTACTTGTCGAGAATGTGGTGAGTGGGAGCCTGCAACAGAGCGTGAAAGAAAGTTATTTAGAGATTCCGGTATGATGATTGAAAAGGTATTTAGGCCGAAGGGATGCTCATCCTGTAACCAAAAAGGATATTCAGGTCGAGTGGCAATCTTTGAAATCTTAGAAATTAATGACGTCATCCGTGATTTAATTAATAAAAATAGCAGTGATATGGAAATCAAAAAAGTTGCACTGAATCAACGAATGAAATTCTTGATTCAAGATGGATTCCAAAAAGTGATTGATGGTGTTACTACAACAGAAGAAGTCCTTCGTGTAACATCTATTTAG